From the Tissierellales bacterium genome, one window contains:
- a CDS encoding LysR family transcriptional regulator, which yields MTIRHLRIFVAVATTGKMCDAADQLFLSQPTVSQAIKELEEHYEVLLFQRLGKKLYITDAGEKLLIYSKSILTEFDNVEKRMLEMSSKKSLGIGATITIGNCILPDAINDIKKIYPDIRISSCISNTKIIEKKLLTSELDIAMIEGNISNPNLKSIPFLIDSLVLACNSKHRLAKKNKLTIEDLKNTDFIFREKGSGTRELFEDYIQKSKIPVNVVLQSNCPGSIKNAILINNFASVISIRLIEDEVLNGDITVFHCSKNLLDRTFKIVYHKDRFIDSVMGNFINILKNYKDNFRFDHLPSKRLVCFE from the coding sequence TTGACCATTCGGCACCTGAGAATATTTGTTGCAGTTGCTACTACAGGAAAAATGTGTGACGCAGCGGATCAATTATTCCTATCTCAACCAACTGTTAGCCAAGCTATAAAAGAATTGGAAGAGCACTATGAAGTTCTATTATTTCAACGGTTAGGAAAAAAACTATACATAACAGACGCAGGAGAAAAACTATTAATTTATTCTAAAAGTATTCTTACTGAATTTGATAATGTTGAAAAAAGAATGTTAGAAATGTCTTCAAAAAAATCTCTAGGTATAGGGGCTACTATTACAATAGGAAATTGTATATTGCCCGATGCTATAAATGATATTAAAAAAATATATCCTGATATTCGCATCTCATCTTGTATTAGTAATACTAAAATAATCGAAAAAAAACTATTAACCTCCGAATTAGATATAGCTATGATTGAAGGAAATATTAGTAACCCTAATTTGAAAAGCATACCTTTTTTAATAGATTCTTTAGTGCTTGCATGTAATTCAAAACATAGGTTAGCCAAAAAAAATAAACTTACAATTGAAGATCTTAAAAACACAGATTTCATTTTTAGGGAAAAAGGAAGTGGAACTAGGGAACTATTTGAAGATTATATACAAAAAAGTAAAATTCCTGTAAATGTAGTCTTACAAAGTAATTGTCCTGGTTCCATAAAGAATGCTATCTTAATAAATAATTTTGCATCTGTCATATCTATTAGATTAATTGAAGATGAAGTATTAAATGGAGACATTACTGTATTCCACTGCTCAAAAAATTTATTAGATAGAACTTTTAAAATTGTCTATCATAAAGATAGATTCATAGATTCAGTAATGGGTAATTTTATAAATATATTGAAAAATTATAAAGATAACTTTAGATTCGATCATTTACCATCAAAGAGACTAGTATGCTTTGAATAA
- a CDS encoding PhoU domain-containing protein: MLDETMIALEDREKGSINKVVELENKVDELSEKFQKNHIKRLNSGICNIDAGVIYIDIISHLERIADHVYKISMFAKDELFGEKRM, encoded by the coding sequence ATGTTAGACGAAACCATGATTGCTCTTGAGGACAGAGAAAAAGGAAGTATAAACAAAGTTGTAGAGCTGGAAAATAAAGTTGATGAGTTGAGTGAGAAATTTCAAAAAAATCATATAAAAAGATTAAATAGTGGTATATGTAATATAGATGCCGGGGTAATTTATATAGATATAATAAGCCATCTTGAAAGAATTGCAGATCATGTATATAAAATATCAATGTTTGCTAAAGACGAACTGTTTGGAGAAAAAAGAATGTAA
- a CDS encoding Na/Pi symporter, translated as MGDGLEKALGETMKKILTVLTGKVWSAFLVGIFLTAIVQSSTAITVLTVGFVNSGLMNLPQAVGIIYGANIGTTITAQLMAFSFKFKLTDVALPILGVGFGMMFLGLKILNSGIPFMQESKYLKC; from the coding sequence ATGGGTGATGGTCTTGAAAAGGCCTTAGGGGAAACAATGAAAAAAATACTAACTGTTTTAACAGGAAAAGTTTGGAGTGCATTTCTTGTTGGTATTTTCTTAACAGCAATTGTTCAAAGTAGTACTGCAATTACAGTTTTGACTGTGGGGTTTGTTAATTCTGGTCTTATGAATCTTCCGCAAGCTGTAGGAATAATTTATGGGGCTAATATTGGAACGACAATAACCGCCCAGTTAATGGCCTTCAGTTTTAAATTTAAATTGACTGATGTAGCCCTTCCTATATTAGGGGTGGGTTTTGGAATGATGTTTTTAGGCCTTAAAATTTTAAATAGTGGTATTCCTTTTATGCAGGAAAGCAAATATTTGAAATGTTAG
- a CDS encoding AIR synthase related protein produces MKITKYRDLTIVDINKEQFLVISCDSSGGIGNKEKDIVKVSPKVVGYYATQVALMEILSFGAKPITVVNTLSVEMNDTGGKIIKGIEKALRPLDFDISNLITGSTEENIPVVQTGMGITILGIVDKKKWNKPSTQADLASVVVGLPKVGDEVVDDENKTIMDIPRLLELKEKDYIKEILPVGSKGILYELEQMAKTNNINYILENDIYIDLKKSAGPSTCVIISIEEDKYVELKNSFPIPVNKIGKFT; encoded by the coding sequence ATGAAGATAACTAAATATAGAGATTTGACTATAGTAGATATAAATAAGGAACAATTTTTAGTAATATCCTGTGACTCGTCAGGGGGTATAGGGAATAAAGAAAAAGATATAGTTAAAGTATCGCCGAAAGTCGTGGGATATTATGCAACTCAAGTAGCTCTTATGGAAATACTGTCATTTGGAGCCAAACCAATTACAGTTGTAAATACTTTGTCTGTGGAAATGAACGATACAGGTGGGAAAATAATAAAAGGAATCGAAAAAGCGCTAAGGCCTTTAGACTTTGATATATCTAATTTAATAACAGGTAGTACAGAAGAAAATATACCAGTAGTTCAAACTGGAATGGGAATAACTATATTAGGAATTGTGGATAAAAAGAAATGGAATAAGCCAAGTACACAGGCTGATTTAGCCTCTGTAGTTGTTGGACTTCCAAAAGTGGGAGATGAAGTAGTAGACGATGAAAATAAAACTATAATGGATATTCCAAGATTACTAGAATTAAAAGAAAAAGATTATATAAAGGAAATACTCCCAGTAGGCTCGAAAGGTATATTATATGAATTAGAACAAATGGCTAAAACAAATAATATTAATTATATTTTAGAAAATGATATTTATATAGACCTTAAAAAGTCTGCTGGGCCATCAACTTGTGTAATTATATCTATAGAGGAAGATAAATATGTAGAATTAAAGAATAGTTTTCCTATACCAGTAAACAAAATAGGAAAGTTTACTTAA